TACTTCCAGGTGCAATTTTCTCAGGGATAATACATAAAGCAAAAACAATATTGAACGCTAGTCGTCTAGCGATTTTGTCGAAATCAAAACGCCTAATATGAAGGAGAGACCACCATTGCAATTTGTTTGCCCATTTTCCACTAGGTATGTGTTTGGcatgaaagaaataatttcATGATGCATTCACTTTGCAGTGTTTGGTTGGTGAACAATATGCCTTCCAATAAAACAGTTTGAGTGAGGATGTTTCATTATGGCTGTTTAAGATAACAAAAGTAGCAAACTCACATTTCTGTATAATAATACCTTGCCTCATGATCAATCttttaaaatgtaaaattgGGACTTGTTCACCGAGGCGAGGGACTAACCACCTTGTGGAGATTAAAGGAGGCTAAAATCTCATGGGATTAACACCTCAATAGGTGTGCTGTTCCCCATGCATGCTTTACATTATGAACTATTCTACCCGTAGCCACATGAATGTCCTGTGCAGGCTTTATGCATCAGATTGTCCGTCATGTATTCCCAAAACTATTCATTCCTGAATCTTATTACAAGTATTTGActacaaattatatatatatgttgttctATAGCTAAGAATTTGGGGAGTTCAGGATATTATTCTGTAGATTTATTATTATGCCTAAGCTAAATCAATTTTTGTACGTCGCTTTTGGATTTTGCACAAAGTTCCAACAAACTTTTTGTAGTTACAAATTCAAATGTTTACATGTTATTTTTACAAATACTTTGAAACCCCTAATCAGTAAAGCACCCCACCCTGCATGTCCACCTTATAAATGCAGCTTGTGACAAAGTAATGTAGTCCAATCTTTTCAAGTAATACTGGACAAAGAGAAAGGAAAAGCACTGAGAAATAACAGATGAATTCAACAAGATGAGTTACACCCTGACTTCAAGCTCAGTTGCTATTTGAAATCTTAAAGAGCCACATAGCAGTTTTTCAACCAATGAACTTGTCTTGCCTATCCACCACTGTCATACATATGAATTTAGTTAAGAATAAGAAATTGGTCTTTGATATTGCTATGTACAGCCCTAGATAAATGGGACTCACAGAAAGGCCCCCCAAAAATTCTATATCTAATTCTAGTACTCTTGTCAATTGCAATGACTACTTTAACAGGATGTATCACTCCATCTGAATCTCCCACTTACACCAAGAAAACTACCATATTTCACACCCACCAAAAAGAAATTTTACTGCAATCCTGACTTCCCCAAATCCCAATTTTACACAACATTATATTCATGTAGATCTCAAAAATATTCTACTAAGGCAGGTAGTTGTTCCATTCAAGGAAGAAGAAATGAGTAATACAAGCATATATGACAAAAACGAGTAACAGATACAAGAACATCAACATCAATGCCTTGATCCCGAATTAGTTGGGATTAGCTACAGTCGTTTCAACTGAGGCCAAACTCTACTCTCAAATAGTTGGATGCACTCTCTCTTTCAGTAGCTGAAACCACCTATTCGTCGAAAAGCTTACGTTAAACATATTATTTCGTCTTTCTTTTTTGCAAGGCATGAGTTACATTTTGATGATATGACCTAAAGTTTCCTTCTTTTGAATGTGAAACTACTCCCCTGCTCCTCTCTATATGAATCTCATATTCCATGTCTCTATATAGACCAAACATATATCAATCATGTAAGATATGAAAGTATATCTACCGAAGAACCCTTTGTACACATTTTTGCATGATCAAGGTAAGAAATTTTACCTCTAGCTGATAATGTGCCACCTGTTACGCACCCTGCAACTGCTGTATTTGTCATGTCATGCTTTGCCCGTACCTTTGAGCATAAGACAAGAAAGCAGTTACTTATGACATTTGAGTTTTAGAATATTTGAGAAGTATCCAATTCAAATTGTGAGAATGATTTCCAACTTTACTTCCTTGGTTCCAAAAATGAACAGGAAAATTGTACAACCACAACAGCAGAATCCCACATGGTTAGTATCTCTGAGGATCAAAACTACCTTCTCAACGGTACACTCAGCAGCAGAGAAAACCAAACCCATAACAGCAAAAGTCTTGCATGAACTCCAACTCCTTCGACCCATCTGCTTTGCTTGGTATACAATTTGTTCTCTAGTAGTCATTTCCTCTTGCATTATTGGGTTATCCAGTGCACCAAGAAACATACCCATGAACAACCCAAGTCCCCCTCCTACAAAACTAAAAAATGCATCACTAGATGAACCTCAGAAGTAACCTCATACAAAGTCCATAAACATTGACAAAGATATCAATTTAAGCAGGTTACTACTTATcagaaaaaattatctaataagATACAAAGAGAGAATCTGAAACCAGATTCATTCACAAACAATGAAAGTTGATAGAGTTTGTAAGCTAACATTTAACAAGCTCTCACATTCTTAACTCCAACTACAGGTGTACAAGAGACTAACAGCCATAGCAACGGGATTAAGTCTCTTGGATTACCTCTTGTCACTTGTAACATTATTATAAcatcaaacttagaaaaattgTCATCCTTTATTATAAAGAAAagtattatgatatattatattaaagcATTGCAATGACGATATTTTGGACATTCTATCATTAAATAAACACTAAACAATACGACACAAAATTCAATCAACTAGGAGATAGATCCACCATGCCTTGTGATTAAAGCATACCCATGACTCCGCTAACAACACTACGAACTGCACAGTTGTTCCAAATGTCTTGGCCCTTTATTTCCTCCACGGTAGGCATCCGAATAGGCTCAATCTGGGGCTTCTTAGCTTCTTGGGAGCTTGAATTCTCATCATTTGATTCAGTTGCCAATTCACTCATAGCAGCTTTGATAAAATAGATCTGTAATTAGTTCAAGAGAAATAGATTGAGCCTCATTCAGCATATATTGCTTATTAATTTACGTGGGGATAAAATATCTACAAAAAAGCTAACATATTTGCTTGCGGAAACAGCATAGCTACCCCTACAAACCCCACTTGTCAGATTATGGATTCTT
This region of Solanum dulcamara chromosome 9, daSolDulc1.2, whole genome shotgun sequence genomic DNA includes:
- the LOC129904003 gene encoding mitochondrial import inner membrane translocase subunit TIM22-4-like, with product MSELATESNDENSSSQEAKKPQIEPIRMPTVEEIKGQDIWNNCAVRSVVSGVMGGGLGLFMGMFLGALDNPIMQEEMTTREQIVYQAKQMGRRSWSSCKTFAVMGLVFSAAECTVEKVRAKHDMTNTAVAGCVTGGTLSARGGPKAACMGCAGFATFSVLIEKFLDRYH